From Alienimonas californiensis, a single genomic window includes:
- a CDS encoding Uma2 family endonuclease: MSTAAPPVLAPPPRGAAPAADGLMTHVEFWHYANRPENADRNLELVDGKVVEMSRPHKLHGVLLALISNLLNDYAKRAGFGQVAGGDSGVLIARDPDVVRGPDVCFYAEKTSYADLLADYDTPGYDDVLPVLIVEVLSASDRHADVVRKVTGYLEAGVKLVWVVDPPAREVTIYRPDAPPAFAAGDAPLPASDALPGFQCRAADLFPAE, translated from the coding sequence GTGTCGACCGCCGCCCCGCCCGTTCTCGCCCCGCCGCCCCGCGGCGCCGCCCCGGCCGCCGACGGGTTGATGACGCATGTCGAGTTCTGGCATTACGCCAATCGGCCCGAGAACGCCGACCGCAACCTGGAACTGGTGGACGGAAAGGTCGTCGAGATGTCCCGCCCCCACAAATTGCACGGCGTTCTGCTCGCGCTGATCAGCAACCTGCTGAACGACTACGCGAAGCGGGCCGGTTTCGGACAGGTCGCCGGCGGCGACAGCGGCGTGCTGATCGCCCGGGACCCGGACGTCGTTCGCGGGCCGGACGTCTGTTTCTACGCGGAGAAAACCTCATACGCCGACCTGCTGGCCGATTACGACACTCCCGGCTACGACGACGTATTGCCGGTTTTGATCGTGGAGGTGCTCTCCGCCAGCGATCGGCACGCGGACGTGGTCCGCAAGGTGACGGGCTATCTGGAGGCCGGGGTGAAGCTCGTGTGGGTGGTCGACCCGCCGGCCCGGGAGGTGACGATTTATCGCCCCGACGCCCCGCCCGCCTTCGCCGCCGGCGACGCCCCGCTGCCCGCCTCCGACGCCCTGCCCGGCTTCCAATGCCGGGCCGCCGACCTGTTTCCCGCTGAATAA
- a CDS encoding DUF5060 domain-containing protein, with protein sequence MLAPALLLVALTAPPDALPPAARAALDGPALSDSPVEFDGEVDGAFHAGFPIAFTLAAPGAWQETGDQNPFTAYHLTAEFAFETDEPYRDPGVRVPGYFAADGNAGHTGADAGNKWRVHYRPTRPGRLNYQLELKLGDRVVAAGRGTLDVEAPPDAPAEARDFRRRGALSAWDGRLVLVPPGGSPAGGTPFYKTGADSPENLLAYADFDGTYSLKSKPRQGESHSEAPHRYEPHVQDWKNGDPTWGDGKGKGLIGALNYLASAGVNSIYFLPHNVAGDGRDVWPYADPDDRTRFDCSKLDQWEIVFGHCDKLGIALHVILSETENESLFEHRDGPGDGDVPFADTRKQYYRELIARFAHHPALVWNLGEENGPQEDDKPLSDGRGNTNAQRLAFAAFIKETDPYDHPIVVHTYPGKQDAVYKPLLGSPHFDGVSLQLSPMSKAREETLKWVEQSAAAGRPWFVCLDEVGPANAGVLPDDADGAEENHLAVRRALWANLLSGGSGAEWYFGYKYAHNDLNLEDFRSRANVWRFSKIAREFAEREGLHLYEPGPEVSGAKGAVAATRPAGAGRPATTLLYFPAGATPRLTLPKGPLTIRWFDPETGGEWQRGRSDSIFGDATIGIGDAPDDARDWVAKIGG encoded by the coding sequence ATGCTCGCCCCCGCCCTGCTGCTGGTCGCCCTCACCGCCCCGCCGGACGCCCTGCCGCCGGCCGCCCGTGCGGCGCTGGACGGCCCCGCCCTGTCGGACTCCCCCGTGGAGTTCGATGGAGAGGTCGACGGGGCGTTCCACGCCGGCTTCCCGATCGCCTTCACCCTCGCCGCCCCGGGGGCGTGGCAGGAGACCGGCGATCAAAACCCGTTCACGGCCTATCACCTGACCGCGGAGTTCGCCTTCGAGACGGACGAACCATACCGCGATCCCGGCGTGCGCGTGCCCGGCTACTTCGCCGCGGACGGAAACGCCGGTCATACCGGAGCCGACGCCGGCAACAAGTGGCGGGTTCACTATCGTCCCACCCGCCCCGGCCGGCTGAACTACCAGTTGGAATTGAAGCTCGGCGACCGCGTCGTGGCCGCCGGCCGCGGAACCCTGGACGTGGAAGCGCCGCCGGACGCCCCGGCCGAGGCCCGCGACTTCCGCCGCCGCGGCGCCCTGTCGGCGTGGGACGGCCGGCTGGTCCTCGTCCCCCCGGGCGGATCGCCCGCCGGCGGGACGCCCTTCTATAAAACCGGTGCCGACAGCCCGGAGAACCTGCTCGCCTACGCCGACTTCGACGGGACCTATTCCCTCAAAAGCAAGCCCCGCCAAGGCGAATCGCACTCCGAAGCCCCCCACCGCTACGAACCGCACGTCCAGGACTGGAAGAACGGCGACCCCACCTGGGGCGACGGCAAGGGCAAGGGCCTGATCGGGGCGCTGAACTATCTCGCCTCGGCGGGCGTGAACAGCATTTATTTCCTCCCCCACAACGTCGCCGGCGACGGCCGGGACGTCTGGCCCTACGCGGATCCCGACGACCGCACCCGGTTCGACTGCTCCAAACTCGATCAGTGGGAGATCGTTTTCGGTCACTGCGACAAACTCGGCATCGCCCTGCACGTGATCCTGAGCGAAACCGAGAACGAATCCCTCTTCGAACACCGCGACGGCCCCGGCGACGGCGACGTGCCCTTCGCCGACACCCGCAAGCAGTATTACCGCGAACTGATCGCCCGGTTCGCCCATCACCCGGCGCTGGTCTGGAACCTCGGCGAGGAGAACGGCCCGCAGGAGGACGACAAACCCCTCTCCGACGGCCGCGGCAACACGAACGCCCAACGGCTCGCCTTCGCCGCGTTCATTAAAGAGACCGACCCGTACGACCACCCGATCGTCGTGCACACCTACCCCGGCAAGCAGGACGCCGTTTATAAACCGCTGCTGGGTTCCCCGCACTTCGACGGCGTCAGCCTGCAACTCAGCCCGATGTCGAAGGCCCGGGAGGAGACGTTGAAGTGGGTCGAACAGAGCGCCGCGGCGGGGCGCCCGTGGTTCGTCTGCCTGGACGAGGTCGGCCCCGCCAACGCCGGCGTGCTGCCGGACGACGCCGACGGGGCCGAGGAGAACCATCTTGCAGTCCGCCGCGCCCTGTGGGCGAACCTGCTCTCCGGCGGCAGCGGGGCGGAGTGGTACTTTGGCTATAAATATGCCCACAACGATTTAAACCTCGAAGACTTCCGCAGCCGGGCGAACGTCTGGCGGTTCTCCAAGATCGCCCGCGAGTTCGCGGAGCGGGAGGGGCTGCACCTCTACGAACCGGGCCCGGAGGTGAGCGGGGCGAAGGGCGCCGTCGCCGCGACCCGCCCCGCCGGCGCCGGCCGCCCGGCGACGACGCTGCTGTACTTCCCCGCCGGCGCCACACCGCGGCTCACGCTCCCGAAGGGGCCGCTGACGATCCGGTGGTTCGATCCGGAAACCGGCGGCGAGTGGCAGCGAGGCCGCAGCGATTCGATCTTCGGCGACGCCACGATCGGCATCGGCGACGCCCCCGACGACGCCCGCGACTGGGTGGCGAAGATCGGCGGGTGA
- a CDS encoding Fic family protein has product MFLPQPTGYRAFIPQPLPPDDPPLEVDGEMQVLQERAATALGRLDAQAGHLPNPDRFVAAFVRKEAVLSSQIEGTQASLDDLLEYESAPARVPAGDATDVVRYVAAMNHGLERLAGGFPLTLRLIREMHAVLLAEGRGSEKTPGEFRRSQNWIGDAGCTLNEARYVPPPPAEMHDALGNLERFLHTPDPVPLLIRCALAHAQFETIHPFLDGNGRTGRLLITFQLCHAGVLSRPLLYLSLFFKTHRAEYYRRLNDVRFAGDWEGWVKFFLRGVADVARRATETAQAILALRTEDDAAVRAAMPRSAANGLRALELAFDRPYLTARAVQEETGFSQPTAKSLLDRLAEAGVLEDRPARSRGRVYVYERYLALLREGTEPLPN; this is encoded by the coding sequence GTGTTCCTGCCGCAGCCGACCGGGTACCGGGCGTTCATCCCGCAGCCGTTGCCGCCGGACGACCCGCCACTGGAGGTCGACGGGGAGATGCAGGTCTTGCAGGAGCGCGCCGCCACCGCGCTGGGCCGGCTCGACGCCCAGGCGGGGCACCTCCCGAATCCGGATCGCTTCGTCGCGGCGTTCGTTCGGAAGGAGGCGGTGCTCAGTTCACAGATCGAGGGCACGCAGGCGTCGCTGGACGATCTGCTGGAATACGAATCCGCCCCCGCGAGAGTCCCGGCGGGCGACGCGACGGACGTGGTGCGATACGTGGCGGCGATGAACCATGGCTTGGAGCGACTCGCCGGCGGCTTCCCGCTGACGTTGCGACTGATCCGCGAGATGCACGCCGTGCTGCTGGCCGAGGGCCGCGGCAGTGAGAAGACGCCGGGCGAGTTCCGGCGGTCGCAGAACTGGATCGGCGACGCCGGCTGCACGCTCAACGAGGCCCGGTACGTTCCGCCGCCGCCGGCCGAGATGCACGACGCCCTCGGCAACTTAGAGAGGTTCTTGCACACCCCTGACCCCGTTCCGCTGCTAATCCGCTGTGCATTGGCGCACGCGCAATTCGAGACGATCCACCCGTTCCTCGACGGCAACGGCCGGACCGGCCGGCTGCTGATCACCTTTCAATTGTGTCACGCCGGCGTATTGTCCCGCCCGCTGCTCTATCTCAGCCTGTTCTTCAAAACGCACCGGGCGGAGTATTACCGACGCCTCAACGACGTGCGATTCGCCGGCGACTGGGAAGGTTGGGTGAAGTTCTTCCTGCGGGGCGTGGCGGACGTGGCGCGACGAGCCACGGAGACGGCCCAGGCCATCCTGGCGTTGCGGACCGAGGACGACGCTGCCGTCCGGGCGGCGATGCCGCGGTCCGCCGCCAACGGACTGCGGGCGCTGGAACTGGCGTTCGATCGGCCCTACCTCACCGCCCGGGCGGTTCAGGAGGAAACGGGGTTCTCCCAGCCGACCGCCAAGAGCTTGTTGGATCGCCTGGCGGAAGCCGGCGTGCTCGAGGACCGACCGGCTCGCTCCCGCGGCCGCGTTTACGTCTACGAACGCTACCTCGCCCTGCTGCGAGAGGGCACCGAGCCGTTGCCGAACTGA
- a CDS encoding ADP-ribosylglycohydrolase family protein: MNEPTRADRLAGCLLGTAVGDALGLPRENLSPRRAAKLFPGPVRHGLVPAVRSVGGSRWRGMVSDDTEHTLLSALALIEEPADPARSARALARRLKWWLAGGPAGAGKATLKACGKLCCGVPPSCSGVNSAGNGPTMRAAILGAFFADDPDRRRAFAEVSARITHTDPRAVAGAQTIAHAAALAVCPSPRQSPAATLAALIEETTEPALQIVLETVAAALARGEDGRALAEASGWPRGGPSGFVLHTVPAALWAWLAGEPAETADDVRGGIERALSLGGDADSTAAIVGGLAGCAGGTAAIPADWREGLWEWPRGAEWMRRCAAELASAADASAERRAAALGELRVPPGAVPARNAAFLVVVLAHALRRLGPPW; this comes from the coding sequence ATGAACGAACCGACCCGCGCCGACCGCCTTGCCGGGTGTTTGTTGGGGACGGCGGTCGGGGATGCGTTAGGATTGCCGCGGGAGAACCTTTCGCCGCGAAGGGCTGCAAAACTGTTCCCCGGGCCGGTACGGCATGGGCTGGTTCCCGCTGTGCGCTCCGTCGGGGGGAGCCGCTGGCGGGGGATGGTCTCGGACGACACGGAGCACACCCTCCTCTCCGCCCTCGCCCTCATTGAAGAACCGGCCGACCCGGCCCGCTCCGCACGGGCGCTCGCCCGCCGCTTGAAGTGGTGGCTGGCCGGCGGACCGGCCGGGGCGGGAAAAGCCACATTGAAAGCCTGTGGAAAACTTTGCTGCGGCGTGCCGCCGAGCTGCAGCGGGGTGAACAGCGCCGGCAACGGGCCGACGATGCGGGCGGCGATCCTAGGGGCGTTCTTCGCCGACGACCCCGACCGCCGCCGGGCGTTCGCCGAGGTCTCCGCCCGCATTACGCACACCGACCCACGGGCCGTCGCCGGGGCGCAGACGATCGCCCACGCCGCCGCCCTCGCCGTTTGTCCTTCACCGCGTCAAAGCCCCGCCGCGACGCTGGCGGCGTTGATTGAAGAAACGACCGAACCGGCGCTGCAAATCGTACTGGAAACGGTCGCTGCGGCGTTGGCCCGTGGGGAGGACGGCCGGGCACTGGCCGAGGCGTCAGGGTGGCCGCGGGGCGGCCCGAGCGGGTTCGTGCTGCACACCGTCCCGGCGGCCCTGTGGGCGTGGCTGGCCGGAGAGCCCGCGGAGACCGCCGACGACGTCCGCGGCGGAATTGAACGGGCGTTGAGCCTCGGCGGCGACGCCGACAGCACGGCGGCGATCGTCGGCGGGCTGGCGGGGTGTGCGGGGGGAACGGCGGCGATCCCGGCCGACTGGCGGGAGGGCCTGTGGGAATGGCCCCGCGGCGCCGAGTGGATGCGTCGCTGTGCGGCGGAACTGGCGTCCGCCGCGGACGCCTCCGCCGAAAGGCGGGCGGCGGCGTTAGGCGAGTTGCGGGTTCCGCCCGGGGCCGTGCCGGCGCGCAACGCGGCGTTTCTGGTCGTCGTGCTCGCCCACGCGCTCCGGCGGCTCGGGCCGCCTTGGTGA